In Saccharothrix violaceirubra, the following are encoded in one genomic region:
- a CDS encoding transposase, whose amino-acid sequence MAPAVFPKGCLAMRMRDVHGPVFADADFEELFPVRGRPAVSPARLALVSVLQFAEGLTDRQAAHAVRSRLDWKYALSLELTDTGFDFSVLSGFRARLAEADAGRAVFDAVLRAGGAAGLVKSGGRQRTDATHVPAATRDLSRLEFVVGTLRTALDRIAEVAGDWLVTVAAPEWFDRYTAQPEDSRFPSRWAARVRHDDQCGADGMVLLEAAWSAAAPPGLRHLPAVEFLRRTWVQQFRHVEGVVRCRHPQDNPPGLIRLRTPHEPEARTGAKRDLGWSGYKVHLSETCEPDAPYLITHVHTTPAPVTDLAALEDVDAEQIHHARRDHDIDLVGPVGKITNPEQATGGFFDNTRFTVDWERRRAVCPGGHAGVQWRDAQSHCGTPVTRVRFAERHCGPCAPAAPMPGPAAT is encoded by the coding sequence GTGGCGCCTGCGGTGTTCCCGAAGGGCTGTCTGGCGATGCGGATGCGTGATGTGCACGGGCCGGTCTTCGCCGACGCCGACTTCGAGGAACTGTTCCCGGTACGGGGGCGTCCGGCGGTGTCGCCGGCACGGCTGGCGCTGGTGTCGGTGTTGCAGTTCGCGGAGGGCCTGACCGACCGGCAGGCCGCGCACGCGGTCCGCTCGCGTCTGGACTGGAAGTACGCCCTGTCGCTGGAGCTGACCGATACCGGCTTCGACTTCTCCGTGCTCAGCGGGTTCCGTGCCCGACTCGCCGAGGCGGACGCCGGCCGCGCGGTGTTCGACGCGGTGCTGCGGGCGGGCGGGGCGGCCGGGCTGGTCAAGTCGGGCGGGCGGCAGCGCACGGACGCCACCCACGTGCCGGCCGCGACCAGGGACCTGAGCAGGCTGGAGTTCGTGGTCGGGACACTGCGCACGGCGCTGGACCGGATCGCCGAGGTGGCCGGGGACTGGCTGGTGACGGTGGCGGCACCGGAGTGGTTCGACCGCTACACGGCACAGCCGGAGGACAGCCGTTTCCCGTCCCGGTGGGCCGCGCGCGTCCGGCACGACGACCAGTGCGGGGCCGACGGCATGGTGCTGCTGGAAGCCGCCTGGTCGGCGGCGGCACCTCCCGGCCTGCGGCACCTGCCCGCGGTGGAGTTCCTGCGCCGGACGTGGGTGCAGCAGTTCCGGCACGTCGAGGGCGTCGTGCGGTGTCGGCACCCGCAGGACAACCCGCCCGGCCTGATCCGCTTACGCACCCCGCACGAACCCGAGGCCAGGACCGGGGCGAAGCGGGATCTGGGCTGGTCGGGCTACAAGGTCCACCTCAGCGAGACCTGCGAGCCCGACGCCCCATACCTGATCACCCACGTCCACACCACCCCGGCCCCGGTCACCGACCTCGCCGCCCTGGAGGACGTCGACGCCGAGCAGATCCACCACGCCCGCCGTGATCACGACATCGACCTCGTCGGACCGGTCGGAAAGATCACCAACCCCGAACAGGCGACCGGCGGCTTCTTCGACAACACCCGCTTCACCGTCGACTGGGAGCGGCGCCGGGCCGTCTGCCCCGGCGGCCACGCCGGCGTCCAGTGGCGGGACGCCCAAAGCCACTGCGGCACACCGGTCACCCGCGTCCGTTTCGCCGAACGGCACTGCGGCCC